A segment of the Uloborus diversus isolate 005 unplaced genomic scaffold, Udiv.v.3.1 scaffold_610, whole genome shotgun sequence genome:
gcggccatGCACTTGCCAAAAAAGTAGCTATACAGAATTAGTTTcaataatgtaaaacattttgcaaatttagaaaatttcctgtgaATGGCATTTGCCTCTTCGTATGTATTATCCAGAGCTGGCTAATTTCGCTGTATTCTAACCAAGTCCATTTTCCTTGAATTTTACTTCCTAGTTTAATGTTTAgcttaaattacttaattttgcaTACATTAAGATAATGCAGCatcaatcgttaaatatttaatatttcagttcCTGTATTCTATCTTAGAGGCATATTCAACTAGATTGTGTTCGAATTGATCAAATTCTGTCGACCAGTAGTAGCCAGCAATTTACTTTTATGtggggaaaaataaatttctggctGTGCTATTGGTAGGTACAATTGATCGTATTTGATTTCATCTAATTCTGTTACAGTTGAGTATGCCCCTTAATCTAACATTTGAAAAATCGTTATCGATTTCGTTCATTGTGCCTTGTTTCGTTAGACATTAAAGATAATAAGaactagagatgtaccgagtactcggtaactactcggtactcggccaatttgccaagtactcggtactcggccaaattctgatcagatactcggccaataccgagtagttgcaaaaaatttaatattgtccaagacagatactaaaatttataaaaaaagagcaaacattatattcttcaatcatttacaattaaaatttatataagtcaaatttaaattttgagaataatgaagtttgtaatgcttcaatggaataaatctttattttaatgtccccaaagttaataaaacttatttattaaaaattatgaaaaaaaggtaagtatagaaaatgtggaatttatatattaaaaattgattttcgctgcaaacaaaaattagttataaaaaatgtaaaaatacctttgcttaaaaagtaaaaggaaataaaacaagttaaaagcacagtgcaggaactctgcagacacctgttttggcgttacaaggaattcttttttcaatgcacaaaatgggagctcgtagatttaaaggcatccgacaggagtcggatttttttgtcgaatgtctttacattcattagctcacatgttatgcactgaaaaagacgttccttgtaacgggggggggggggggcagaaacacgtgtctgcagtgttcctgcacatttgttttatctgcttttaaaaattatttatgtttggcagactagaactataattgattggtatacagtgaaatccctcctaacggacacccgtcttatgcggacaatttttaattccccagttccaatgcaaataacattattaaacccctgtcctgcggacacctctatattgcggacaaaaaaatttgtcccgctagtgtccgcattagagagattttactgtaatttgtttttattccaacttgattaatcataccttttatttatttatttttaattttaaaaataattttttagtaaaatttttgacacaaacaaaattgtatatataatgcgtaattaaatttcagcaggaatttagttttaaaaactattatatggacaaggaggtctagactactattccaataagttcaaaattaatcacatgtgtgtcggtggttcttcttaaagcataattggtacttggtaactcggccgagtagtgaaaggccgtgtactcggtaactcggtactcggccgagtactcggtactcagctactcggccaaagtgctactcggtacgtctctaataagaACCCCTATAgcaaaaaaaagattaagaggACTGAGACAGCACTGaattaattctgaaataaaatgtaaaaaagcttTTCTAGCTGGTCCAGTAAATGCATCAGTAAGAGTCTAAAGTTgctttttcccccttattcagcaAGAATGTATCGCTGTCCCATTTCTGCCCTACAGAAAAAAGATATTGGAGAATATTCTCAAGtcaataagtgattaaaaataagtTGATACATAATGGTTTCCAACAAGTAACAAATGGTACTTTTTCATGAAGAATCACTAATGATGACTAATTAAAACAATTGCACTCTTTGCGATTTGCAAAGTAATGATTCTGTCTCGACACCATGCTATTATCCTTCCCTCTGCAACATCACCACCGTTAGTACTTGGCAGGAAAAGCTTTATCTTtctactttactaataataaagctgaaagtctctctgtccggaggatgtccggatctcagtgacgcgcatagcgcctagaccggggccgattttcatgaaatatggcacaaagttggtttgtagcatggggatgtgcacctcgaagcgatgtttcgaaaattcgatttggttttctttctattccaattttaagaacaaaaatatcataagatggacgagtaaattacgaaattatcataacgtggaaccgtaacacgggcacaagccaattggagagatacgaaatcatcataatgtggaaccgtaacatgggtacaagccaacttgcgagaaaattcaccatacattatttgtaaatacacaggcgaaccaaaagactttttaatttttctattacgggcaaggcCATGCGGGTACCACGAGTGATTAAATAAAAGCTCTttctttaaaagtagtttttatgattttcaatatttatacagTAAGTAGATTAAAATACatcccttttcaaaaaaatctcacaaTCCGAACGGGGTGCGGTTGATTCAGATAATTGTAGTTgtactgtaatttacaaattttttgatCTTCTAAATTAAGTATATGTTCTTAAATTCTGGTATTAAACATTTTGTGTGATTCATATTCCTAATTACCGTCAGGGCCGTCGTTTGGGTGAGGATACCGGACCTATAGTACCGGGGCCCGGAGATTTGAGGGGCTCGCAtgtcataaagtttttttttcaaataataatgttaataattccATCAAAAAGGTTATgctactttcttaaaaaaaaaaaaaaaaaaaacttgcattacaTTACCATTTCTCAAtagtataaatataaatgaaatactcTTGGGCAacgaaaaaatagcaaaagtttTCGAGTACAATGGGGGCATAATTTCTTAAAACTAGAGTTGCATATGGTATTCTACTTAGAACTGATTGAAGCGAAAACCAACCTCATAAACCTAAACCGCCAGATGCGAATACAAAGGTGGTGGTGGGTAGAAAAAGACAAATGTAATATGTATGTGTGATAATAATTTCAACACTTCATTCAATGATATTTCGATTTATCTTACAAGTGCCTGAATcgtgttttactttaatttttacaaaaagaactttttattgTGAAATCAGATCTTTTTCCTTGATCCGTCCAACTTCGCCTTACTGAAAATTCATAGTTACTTTGCTTACCTCAGACATGacaaattatccaatttttacacaataaaggtacactatttgtaaatatatttttatgctaacttcaaattacaattttaaaatttacattaaaatttaaatattcagttATAAGCAAGTAAACAATGCAACGTCAcatatgaatgcaattttaaactattcattttgaagttcTTACGTGTGTGAGGGAGATTAAATTAAGCAGACGGGCATAAAATTATGCATTAGGGAAtaggggctcatggggggggggggggtagcattaAAATTGGCATTGGGCCGCATTTCTGGCAGCGGCAGCCCTGATTACCATCAAAGTTTTAAAGAgtcaaaagagagaattttttttttaccgaaaatgacttgttttcaatttaatactGGAAAATGCAAAGGTGGTATggttttgcagtaaaacttggttTGCTGCATCTTGCAGATTACGGAAAAGGTTATTCCGCTGATGGGTGTCcttcattacactaaaaaatatttaagggtcCTAGCATTTAGTCTCCGTCTAAAGCGACAAAAATATGTCTTTTGAAATTGTCCGACTGTGGCATATAATCAAGATACTTTCAATCTAGGAATCATCCCCCAACTTGTATCTATGGATAGACagtgaaaaaagtttaacatgatAACTCTTAACAGAAAATATGGTTAACACGAAATGATATTGTAGTCTGGACAGAGTACTGTGTAATTTAAATCAATTCTTTTAACACGAAAATATATTTTGGTCCCTTCAGTTTGTTAAACTTTTTCACCGtgtttcaaaatctcattttttctCCCCGCCAGAAATTTTTATAGTTTAGCACGTCCAACTACTTTTTCATGTCACAAGAAAATGTAATAAAGTATAAATCCAGATCCTATTAAACTGAACTTCGTGTAATCCGAACAGTCATTTAGATGTacatactgtataaaaaaaaaagtgaaaaaatgtgctATGTATTTTGTAGGCCTTTATTATGGTGTCAATAACAGCAAGTTGGGGGTGAttgcaatttttactgtgtacagtataGGTATCTGGTCTCAATTAATAGTTCATTTTGATTAACTATTACTATCATTAATTTGGACAACCAGTATCCTTTATTAGTCCAGATTAATGAGATTCTACTGTATATGCGGTactaaagtactaaaaaaaatgatGGCAAGTAATGTCAGCGTTTTGGCAAAAGTTATTacgtgcattaaaaataattggcgAATTATTGGAATAAATACATGTTTAACAGTTGTCAATAAGAAATTGGGGGTTTGTAAAATGATTTTCGTTACTTTTAAAACTGGGAGAATATTGTAGTATTTGATGaaaacttttcttcagaaaaaacgaaaagaattttctgtcaatatgtacaaggaatggaattcaaaaagaaataaatgacatatgaaatttccatttagcttgaagcaaataaaaatgaatcgtgTTCATTAACGCCAAcacactaaaatacttttccaacaatCTTAAATGCCGATCTGAATTGTGAAATTTCAAGTAGACATTTTGTcagtagttgaaaaaaattaaaattatttaaaatttaagactGAAAATGTACTTTTCCCATATTGCTCTAAAGGCGCTTGGAGCGGCGGCCAtgcaaaatgtaaacaagtttcgCGACAGCTCGAGATCACGTGATCCGATTTAACTAAGATCAGAGGCTTGATCCTGTTTGCCAAAGTGGGTTAAGTTAACTCACTTTCCGACGAGGGTTAAGCGAAATCGTTGCCAAAGATAACTCACTAAACTTCTTAACCAGGGTTAACTTCCCAAACAgcacaaatcgtcccaaaatcgTAGAAGTAATGTAACATCAACGTGATCACATGTACCGAAATCCTCCTAAACTCGTTGAGATCTGGTTGATAAAACAGGAAAATGTCCGCCCAGCACAGCGATTTCACGTGAAATCGCTGTAGATATGACATcactttcaacatttttgggagcaattatcaacgttttttggatgcttacaaaatatcaacgTTATTTCTATTTAGGTTAAATTGCACTCTGGAGGAGTTTTCAACGAATTTTAGACGTTAAATGGATTTATCTACCGATATTAGATGAACTAACAACCTGTTTCAGAGGATTTATCAACGATTTTTTCACGTGTTTGTGTAACGAAATATCTACATAAACTGCATTTGGTAAATTAATTACCAATAATTTATAGACTGTTTGCACACTTTTTGGaagtctttaaaactttttttataaccctcaaactttttaaaccagtaatatacttaggatttaaaaaaaaaatcatttgaatgaaattcaaatttgTAATATAActcagtaaaataattaaaaatgacaaaattaattaaaaaattaattcatttcaaatataaatgaatatttagattttatttaaataatttaagaaaaaatggccGATGTTAAGTTACTGCGTTaaccttttttcagctttttaaaaaattaattttcaagatttaagacttccaagAAACATGTAAGCAATCTATGAATCCTTGATAACctattttgtgttcatatttaagtagacagcaaactatttgttttgtatgcataattcaaattttattacagCAATTAATCTTAACAAAAAATTCAAAGCCTAAACTTGAGAGTtaacaaatgcatattttaattgtaTATTAATCACTAAAGGCTTTCCTTGGTGTTTGAGTAAATTTGTTAAGATATTTTCTTaatatgaaatcaaaataaaaacaaaattaatatgtGTGAAAACATCAATTTataattaaagaataattttttcccCTCATAAAGATGATGCACAAATCCcgttattaaaaacaaataaatttatgcaaTTATTAAGAATAATTTTGTTCTGTATCCTTTGGAATATCTCCTGTAGCCAATTTATGAAATAGACTTTGTATTATTTCTTATAATAGTTACATTTTAAATCTTATGTCAATTAGCCTTCGGAAATTCTTAAACATTCAATGAAGGTGTCTAGTATCAACAGTCaagagattcttttttttaattttatatgaatattttttttttcttctcataaaaGGAAAATGCCAAATGTTCATTACTGGAAATAGTATTTTGCAAAAATTGACATCATTGAATAAATTAGTAATtaatcattgaaaaagaaatatcaaaGCCAAATTACTTTGAGTTATTAATGCAttgaaatttaagaaatgtaaaaaaattctacataaatttcaaaacagactgcataatttatttattaaacaacAATATCATAATTATTGTACAGATGGATTTTGTCTTTTTCTCTTGTCACGTGAGTTTGCATGACGCAACCAGTCAGCAACAACTTTCGTAACCTTCTCTTCTGTTGCTCCACTCAAATTGGTACTTGTTGCAATCTCTGTAAAGAAAAAAGGTATTCATGAGTGTAAGAGAATTGGCTAACAAAGAAAATGCTGGAAAATGGATTAATAAAAGTATGTGCATTGGAACAAAGACTTAAGTGTATTAGAGGTTACCCATAAAGATCACTTTAGAAAAAGGGTGGGTGGAAGAGCCATTCAACTTGTACACAGTTGAGAAAAGTCCAATATTGCCACttgtgcttcttttttttttttttttaaatttctttccttcaAAAAATTGGGGAGGGTTGGGTTTGAAACAGAAAGTAGGTCAAGCATACATTAATAAGAAATACTATTTATAAGATtgcatgatttttaaataaagcacTATGAATGCTTGTTGAACTGAcacttaagaattttaaaaagcatGGCTGTTGACttttaatttaacaaataaaCATTCCTTTTCTATGTTTTGACATATAATTATTCCACTGTAATAGACAAATTTTGGAAACATAAGATAGTGGCAAAAAGTGGATCTCATAAAAAGAAGTGAAAGCTTCTGAACTTCTAAATGAACAtgtaaaaattaagagattttaCGGAGCTAAATAAAAGCACTCACTACATAAATTCACTAATGAATTCTGCTGAAAAATGCCttcatgaaagaaaataattgctaaaagtaaataaataaaccaaataaagTTACTaaacaaacaattattttttaaaaataataaaagcttgAACTTTGAGAAATTTATAACCTTTGACTTAAAGACATAATAGCATAAATTTTCCTATTTcttgcatgaaaaagaaaagaaagttcacAACACTTCGTAAAGCTCTCACACTACTTTTCtggaaatgaacaataatttctACAATaaccacaaaaattttttttttaaactatataccTAAAAGTTTAACTAAAATTACATGTAATCCCTTAAGAGGAGTCACTAGCTTACCAAATATTATGCTGCATATTCTTGATGTTTTAAAGCTGAGCTTCCCCCTCTGTCCCAAGAAGCTGAACTTAGCTGCTAATGCATCTGTAAACAATTTCTTCAACACTAGTGTTGCTACCTGACGAAACCCAGTACCTCCCACTCTTTGTAAGTAAGATACctaaaatcaagaaaataaataaaacattaaactttttttttccaaaagccaCACTAATTAGAAAGCAAAATGTACTGAAGTGCAAAATAATTCTAATCATTGCCACTTTGAAAGTTTTATACTTACAAACATGTGAAAATAAATACTTCTCTAGACTATGCTAAATGTTTAGTTCTGAAATTAAGCAACATTAGTAACCAAAaccagaaaagttttaaataccaGTTGTTTTCTCGTCATTTCATCAGACAGCTTTTCTTCAAGCATATTGAATTCATCAAAAGTTGAGAGTGGTAGCAACTTGGACAAGTCATTCGGCAAATTCTCAGTTTTATCCCTTTTCACACAAtccaattcattaatttttgccTCTAGAGCTATGTTGTGgtcttccaaatttttaattctattcTTAATAGATATGACATTTCTTAGAATTGCTTTTAAGTATCCTAcgaaaaaatcaacaaataaaataaaacaatcctTGTCAGTGACACTATACTAAAtagagattaattttttttcaccctCTACATCTTTATTCGACAAAATCGAGCTGGATGCAAGTGCAGGAGGTTGCTTTCCATCTAAAGATAATTCTGTAAGCACAAGAGAAAAATAACATCACTTAAATCTTATAGTACTTCCATATGTTATATACATCACAGGGGGGGGGGTCAGTCAAATGTGACGGTTTGCCCCAGAGGGGTAGGGACGGTCAATGACACTGTTATGCCACATTCaagtttaaatgaatttttaaattgtacaaATTGTGTGTTACTTATTGTTAAAACGAAGTAAATATgcatatcatgtttttttttttcacatcaacgGTAATTGTTGACCAATACATTTGTACATTTTGTAAATGAAGTTTAaataagaatttcttttaaaaaaaggattataGATGTTGTTAGGTTAcaaaccttgggggggggggatgatggTTTTGTTACAAAGTGTGTCAAAATTGCTAAATAAGCACATTGCATAAGTCTTTGAAAGCCCTggtatttaaaatactaacttAGGAACAAACTATTTAACAGTTATTGTCATTGTTATTAAATGTTTCATACAGTCGAACTAGCTTATAACAAGCCCTGATTTAATGAGAAcctggatttagcgaggaaatcagaaagatttggttggtatAATGTTAAGCCTATGGAATATGTCTGTGGTTCCTAAAATTTCTATCGATATGACTGCCTACTCAGCTTAACCTATGTTAGACAAATTCCTTTGACACACTGGAGTCAACTGCATTTGTGACGAGTTATGAATCCTGAGAAAAAATGAGgatggctcttttttttttaaatttgtggagtGAAGAAACATTTGAAAGTCATATTTGTTGACACCAATGTTGTCATTTCTGAAATATACTTCCGAGGAAATTGTAGCTTGGATTCAATCAAATGcagataaaaaaatttatgaaagcaACATCGATAATGACAATGTAAAGAATTTGACGCTGAATCACCTTCAACTTAATCAAGGGCTTTtaatgtgcagaaaaacattATCCCTTGTTTGAAGTTAGAGGAAttagtgtcaattttttttttttttttttgtgcacaaaaTAGATACAATCATACAATAAGGCAActcaaagcaaattaaccagcaacaataatgataaataaaaataatagcaaatgTGTATAGTATTTCCTCACTTTTCCCCAAACATGTTTCTTACCAGCACTCTGTTACGGTGAGCAAACATCGTGGTCACTTCatgctcgttataagcaagttcaactGTATCTTTTAAATTTCACACAATACTCTATATTTATGATTCCATACGACAAACTGATTTTTATATTCATTGTAGGATACATTAAAATACAGATTAGAACTGGTCCAATCTAAAAATCTCTTGTAAAGACAAACATTGTGCCAAATGGGTTATAACATTTGtcttaatataaaaaatacagcttataaaaaaacaaatatattttaaaatttacctcTGTTTCCACAagatttattttgcaacaaagaCTGGCTACTGGGATGCCTATTGAGCTGTGATATGCCCCACAGATCTGACGGGGTAGACAGATTATAGGACTCTCCATCTGTCTTACCacctattttattaaaataagttataataatggcaatttctaaaaattcaaaaacggcACAAGATTCTAAAGGTTCAGAAAATATGATTTGTGCATTCTTAAAACATATCTCACTCCAAATTTCAGtttgttaaattattattattttaagacaAACATTTTGCTAAATGAGTTATAACAGTTATCTtattataaaaaacaaatatattttaaaatttacctcTGTTTCCACAAGATTTATTTAGTAACAAAGATTGGCTACTGGGTTGCTTATTGAGCTCTGAAATGCCACACAGATCTGGCGAAGTAGACAGGGTAAACGAATCTTCGTCTATCTTACCacctattttattaaaatgagttttaataatggcaatttctaaaaattcaagaaTGGCACAAGTTTCTAAAGGTTCGTAAAATAtgatttgtgcatttttaaaacatgtctcactccaaatttcaacttgttaaattattattattttaagacaAACATTTTGCTAAATGAGTTATAACAGTtgtcttatttaaaaaaacaaatatatttttaaatttatctctgTTTCCACAAGATTTATTTAGTAACAAAGATTGGCTACTGGGTTGCCTATTGAGCTCCGGAATACCACATGTAACCTGTATGGCCTTTGATGCATGCAATGAATGATCTTGCTGGAGCATCACAAATTACACCTTTTATTACAATATTGAATTCATTTTCAGAAATAGAAATGCCCTCCCTAAGCAACACCTTCAGCTCAGACACAAGATCAAACAAATAGTCATTGACATTTTGGGGTTTGCAGTTCCCATGATAGGCACCAATTGAGAACACTTTTTGTTTGGGAAGGTTGGATACATAGCATAGAATAGGCCATAACTGGCTTCCTGAACTTTTGGAAATGGGTAAACCATCAAAGTTCAACAAAAGCTCCAGTGTTTTTGGGATAGAAATTTCATTTGCCAACACAGTTTGCAACGATTTTCCTAACCCAAAATGGCAGTACTTTCCTGGTGCTACATCTTTAACAACAGTTTTTCTAGGTGTCTTTAGAAGAGTTCGTGCATCAACCGGGAAAGATTTGAAGCAACTATGTGTTTTCATAACAGTGAGCAATTTGTTGAGATGGGAATGGGGAACATTACAGTCAACTGCCCAATCTCTTAGTTTTGGTAAAAACATTTCGTCAGATTCGACAGAAAACAATTCATCATCAAAATCATCATCACTGCTTTCGGACGAATCGACGAAATCATCTGAAGAATTTTCATCAACTAAGTCCTCATAAGATCTAATAAACACATTATTAGACGGAACATCAGTATCAGCAACTTGATTTTCGAGCCCTAATGCTTGATCATTATTAATATAAGATACTTGATTTTCGAGCCCTAATGCTTGATCATTATTAATATAAGATACTTGATTTTCGAGCCATAATGCTTGATCATTATTAATATAAGATACTTCATTATCAAATTCACAGTTCACTCTACGTCGTACTTGACGATCAGAGCATTGtttcttgaattttgaaaacattattgaaaaaaacttaaaGAGCAGGCAATTACTTACTTCACGTTAATATAAGAAATAGCTAATTCATTAATATAACACGCTCTCGCGACAATACCAACCGCAAGGCAAGCCGACAACCACCCAACAACGTGGGAAAATTCTAGTCAGTACTTAATAAGGTGCCATTTttctaaactaaaatttttgcgCCTGAGCAGGTTCGACTAAACAGttttcagaaatgtaaaaactcgtcaaaatgatTACAAATATTAGAGCTACGCTATGtactataaatgtaaactttcaaacatattttggaatttattttgaaacctgtgccaatttcgtacttttgtcaaccatatttggaaaagcccAAATACGTGAGGAAATCTACATCGCGTCGATATCCGTTTGTGATATGTCATGAGTTTTGCACCAGTTCAACGATATAACAACGAATATTGGAAGATATGTGCTGTCTGGGTTGTCAGTGCGAACAGGGTATGACTCAGGATCACTCACCTTATCACCTATAAGGAGCCCGGGACCTTTTTCTTCCGCATGCATCTCTTTCACGAACGCAATGGGAAGATTGGGTGCCGCAGATTGGACGCCGTCAGTTAGGCGCTGGGAACATTGGGCACCGAGCCTTTTGGGCGCCTGGAACATTTTGCGCCGATCATTTTGGGCGCTTCGGAGCATTTGGGCGCCGGGCATATAGAAACTTGGGCTCAATGGGCTCAGCGCTCAAAGTTCTCGCCGCCCAatattcccggcgcccaaaatgctcggtgcCCAATGTTCTCGGCACTCAATtgacggcgcccaatcttcctaaaTCGTTCACGGATGTTAGACGGATGATAACGAATTCCAAATTCTCTCCATATCAAATAACACCTAGTATCGCTTTCTAAGCTCATCCTAGTATCGCTTCCTATAAGCGCCTAACCAACAAGGCTTATCTGTCAAGAgtaggcccgtgtccaggatttcataaagggaggagTTGAAACTTTTTCCatttgtaacttacgttgtcaaaggaaaactaactacgcgtgttgaatagttcatttcattttactttgataactaggcttttttttatatacgttttgtgtgtgtgtgtgtgtttttttttttttttttagtgaaatcttatttgtacagttgaacattttgtaaaagggggaaaaaaaaggcacACATATTCCTTTTATGCCAcctaatgctagtttttttttttttttttttttttttttttgtatttccagcaaataacattgaacagaaatttaataaaaatacaaatttcatgaaaaaaaaaaaaaaatgctgtttcgcatagaaacatttttctaatgtgtgaaacggcttattcatccaacactaaagacGTACCATAAAAAACCTCATAGTAAGCAAAGTACCCATTTCCCCcgcccctaagtttttttttttttggctatatcgttgtttaatattcttttagataattttcccctgcatgcttacagcattgccaGACTCTTCAACCATTCATCcatcgttaattttttcaagcacttagaagcgaaggtgcttgggaaccctacaattgaggaaaatgttaattgttaaagatggggaaatattaaagagggtgaatactgtatcagagtttaactctaaaattaattaaaacttaatatacgttttgaaaaatcgtttaatgattcattgattttttttttcaatgggaggggtttaacccctaaaaccctccccttggacacggctctggtcaAGAGAACGGAACACAAACGGCTGGTCGCATATCGCACGCAGACCACCTTCGTGAAACTTTCTACGGTATGGTTGAGGTTGAGACACCAACGTTTCGGTGACTGCAGTGGTTTGAAATTTTCTATGAATCACTGAAGGACTTACATTTTGCCATCTGACCATTTCTGTTCGATTTTGTCCTCCCTCTAATCTCCAAGTTCTATCTCTTAGTTCTATCTTCATGCAAATGATACCTGGAGGTCATTTTTACGAATGTGTTATATCAGCTTTCTTATGTCACAGTGAAATTTGTAGGCTGGCTCGTTTTCAATTGTGAACTTTTATGCTTCTCGCAGATGACGTATTCCGTTTGCAGCTTCACTGCAGTTTTACTCAGCAACTTTTACTTCGCaacatattcaaattttacatgGTCTGGCTTGTTTTTGACgaagttatcattttttttttggtgatttttttt
Coding sequences within it:
- the LOC129233673 gene encoding uncharacterized protein LOC129233673 → MFSKFKKQCSDRQVRRRVNCEFDNEVSYINNDQALWLENQVSYINNDQALGLENQVSYINNDQALGLENQVADTDVPSNNVFIRSYEDLVDENSSDDFVDSSESSDDDFDDELFSVESDEMFLPKLRDWAVDCGKTDGESYNLSTPSDLWGISQLNRHPSSQSLLQNKSCGNRELSLDGKQPPALASSSILSNKDVEGYLKAILRNVISIKNRIKNLEDHNIALEAKINELDCVKRDKTENLPNDLSKLLPLSTFDEFNMLEEKLSDEMTRKQLVSYLQRVGGTGFRQVATLVLKKLFTDALAAKFSFLGQRGKLSFKTSRICSIIFEIATSTNLSGATEEKVTKVVADWLRHANSRDKRKRQNPSVQ